A single region of the bacterium genome encodes:
- a CDS encoding T9SS type A sorting domain-containing protein, protein MELEGTSIRYYLPSGERGTLTVYDPSGRSIESYRVQGEGKVAMRANLPSGVYFIKLEAGKASVTKKVVVLR, encoded by the coding sequence CTGGAGCTTGAAGGAACCTCAATTCGGTATTACCTACCCTCAGGCGAGCGTGGTACCCTTACCGTATACGACCCATCGGGCCGTAGTATCGAGAGCTACCGAGTCCAGGGCGAAGGCAAAGTGGCGATGAGGGCAAACCTCCCATCGGGCGTGTATTTTATTAAGCTTGAGGCGGGGAAGGCAAGCGTCACTAAGAAGGTGGTGGTTTTGCGTTAA